The Nilaparvata lugens isolate BPH unplaced genomic scaffold, ASM1435652v1 scaffold5766, whole genome shotgun sequence genome has a window encoding:
- the LOC120356095 gene encoding uncharacterized protein LOC120356095 codes for MRKAAEEEIRLAKERGDVNNEGVPLLTVVADGSWAKRSYRRNYNSLSGMAAIVGYHTRQVLYFGVKNKYCLTCTRKPGDTHHKCFKNWNGSSSSMEAATIVEGFLASEEMYNVQYARMIADGDSSVYNSIVEARPYQNLTVKKIECRNHMLRNYCNKLKDVVTTSLHKDLSKEDRGLHLKMRRVLGGRIMRLRTAVTKAIQHRKVEEGEINEKAEKLRLDIVNGPSHVFGEHLHCKSRGYFCNGPKENETNYIPEMKASGVLYKIMEAVNVLADHSSHLIYDVDSNMVEHYNAVVARFTGGKRINYIQKGSYRMGCAAAVVSHNTNQPFYKLHKTMYKSSPGLYAKQFEARHMASLAKRAERNRLKPRIRRCLNFTSKVGDSNYGPMAKKPDRRMICTRENYRNTCRLFRRQCMKFKKSNKIQE; via the exons ATGAGGAAGGCTGCTGAAGAAGAAATTCGATTAGCTAAAGAGCGAGGTGACGTAAACAATGAAGGAGTGCCGTTGTTGACTGTTGTTGCTGACGGAAGCTGGGCCAAGAGATCATACAGGAGGAACTATAACTCCCTATCTGGAATG gcAGCGATAGTTGGATACCACACAAGACAGGTTCTGTACTTTGgcgtgaaaaataaatattgtttaacCTGTACACGCAAGCCTGGAGACACACATCACAAGTGCTTCAAGAACTGGAATGGTAGCTCATCTAGCATGGAAGCTGCTACCATCGTAGAAGGCTTCTTGGCAAGTGAAGAAATGTACAATGTGCAATATGcaag AATGATTGCTGATGGAGACAGCAGTGTCTACAATAGCATTGTTGAAGCTAGACCTTACCAAAATCTGACGGTAAAGAAAATTGAGTGCCGCAACCACATGCTGCGCAACTATTGTAACAAGTTGAAGGATGTTGTTACCACCAGTTTGCATAAGGATCTGTCCAAAGAGGATAGAGGACTACATTTGAAAATGCGTAGGGTACTAGGAG GTCGCATTATGAGGCTGCGGACAGCAGTCACAAAAGCTATCCAACATAGAAaagttgaagaaggagaaataaatgaaaaggcTGAAAAACTAAGGCTAGACATAGTGAACGGACCCAGTCATGTCTTTGGTGAGCATCTTCACTGCAAAAGTCGAGGATATTTTTGCAACGGTCCAAAAGAAA ATGAAACTAATTATATTCCAGAGATGAAAGCAAGTGGAGTGTTATataaaatcatggaagctgtcaATGTTCTAGCTGACCATAGCAGCCACCTCATTTACGACGTTGATAGCAACATGGTCGAACACTACAACGCAGTTGTGGCGAGATTTACGGGAGGAAAAAGAATCAATTACATCCAAAAAGGCTCATACAGGATGGGATGCGCTGCTGCTGTGGTCAGCCACAACACCAACCAGCCGTTCTATAAGCTGCATAAAACCATGTACAAAAGCAGCCCTGGCCTTTACGCCAAACAATTTGAGGCCAGACATATGGCAAGCTTAGCGAAAAGGGCAGAGAGGAATAGATTGAAGCCCCGAATCAGACGTTGTTTGAATTTCACGTCCAAAGTGGGTGATAGCAATTATGGACCCATGGCGAAAAAACCCGATAGGAGGATGATCTGTACCAGAGAAAACTACAGGAACACATGCAGACTCTTCAGAAGACAATGCATGAAATTCAAGAAATCGAACAAAATACAAGAG